In Aricia agestis chromosome 14, ilAriAges1.1, whole genome shotgun sequence, one genomic interval encodes:
- the LOC121733639 gene encoding uncharacterized protein LOC121733639, with the protein MSLSWGICIILLSTPIAVVCSETKQTFRQCPKELKPGKELNLERLTGDWYPVYYWPKKFAPNECYKVTFKEVAHADAGPCRDKIPEGEKIIQSTFTTQQKTWTQYFYGAGEVTHFSMSVEIIKECVFVDAMWRDLGNGYTLVTACPIGANALMARNLTSSSELQVVVDSIDALKDTEGGSSCI; encoded by the coding sequence ATGTCTCTCAGTTGGGGTATCTGTATAATTCTTCTTTCAACACCTATAGCGGTGGTGTGTAGCGAAACGAAACAAACATTTAGGCAGTGTCCAAAAGAGTTGAAACCTGGAAAAGAATTAAATTTGGAACGGTTGACCGGCGATTGGTACCCGGTGTACTACTGGCCGAAGAAGTTTGCGCCGAATGAGTGTTATAAAGTGACATTCAAGGAGGTCGCCCATGCGGACGCGGGGCCATGTAGAGACAAGATTCCAGAGGGTGAGAAAATTATCCAATCGACGTTCACGACGCAGCAGAAAACATGGACCCAATATTTCTACGGAGCGGGTGAGGTGACACATTTCTCTATGAGCGTAGAAATCATTAAAGAATGTGTGTTCGTCGATGCGATGTGGAGAGACCTGGGCAACGGGTACACGCTAGTCACTGCCTGTCCAATTGGTGCTAATGCTCTGATGGCGAGGAATCTGACGTCATCTTCTGAACTACAGGTGGTCGTCGACAGCATTGATGCTTTGAAGGACACTGAAGGAGGTTCCAGTTGTATATAG